Proteins encoded together in one Halalkaliarchaeum sp. AArc-CO window:
- a CDS encoding twin-arginine translocation signal domain-containing protein has product MSTLSNTSRRNFLRLAGATAAGSVIANHSTEIASAFERASEGNMDVVWLQGQACTGCTISTLQAQYPTLEEALQQFRLDVTFHPTIMPEAGPAAIDAMSDEPDILIVEGSVPVDIPEAATVGRNPDGSAKAVVDWVMELAPEAELVVAVGNCASFGGWPAAQNKKRLYGLGDNVTGAKGLQFEKRSAGGVLGPDFTSGADLPVVNLGGCPPNPDYVLLTLATVLNGHIPELDRYHRPKPFYEPLVHDNCPLRGYFDRGEFADKPGGEGCLIKQGCAGPYTHCDDMSRLWNDGTSVCLNVGSPCIGCMEPGFWDRFSPFREDIESAAILGNVSATHAGAAGVVAAAAGIGAHVARKAMGYGKFDDGGEPPENEGPPGNQGPSDTQDPPEKPESNAD; this is encoded by the coding sequence ATGTCAACACTTTCCAATACGTCTCGACGGAACTTCCTTCGGCTGGCGGGGGCGACAGCCGCAGGATCCGTCATCGCCAACCACTCGACGGAGATCGCCTCCGCCTTCGAGCGGGCGTCCGAGGGGAACATGGACGTCGTCTGGCTCCAGGGACAGGCGTGTACGGGCTGTACAATCTCGACGCTACAGGCCCAGTATCCGACGCTCGAGGAGGCGCTCCAGCAGTTCCGACTCGACGTGACCTTCCACCCGACGATCATGCCGGAGGCCGGTCCAGCGGCGATAGATGCGATGAGCGACGAGCCGGACATCCTCATCGTCGAGGGATCTGTCCCCGTCGACATTCCCGAGGCGGCGACGGTCGGTCGAAACCCCGACGGTTCGGCAAAGGCGGTCGTCGACTGGGTGATGGAACTGGCTCCGGAGGCGGAACTCGTCGTCGCGGTCGGTAACTGTGCCTCGTTCGGGGGCTGGCCGGCTGCCCAGAACAAGAAAAGACTCTACGGTCTGGGCGACAACGTCACTGGCGCGAAAGGGCTCCAGTTCGAGAAGCGCAGCGCAGGGGGCGTGTTGGGGCCCGACTTCACCTCCGGCGCCGACCTCCCGGTCGTCAACCTGGGCGGCTGTCCGCCCAACCCGGATTACGTGCTGTTGACGCTGGCGACCGTCCTCAACGGTCACATTCCCGAACTCGATCGATACCACCGTCCGAAGCCCTTCTACGAGCCGCTCGTGCACGACAACTGTCCGCTGCGGGGGTACTTCGACCGTGGCGAGTTCGCAGACAAACCTGGCGGGGAGGGCTGTCTGATAAAGCAAGGCTGTGCCGGTCCGTACACCCACTGCGACGACATGAGCCGGCTGTGGAACGACGGGACGAGCGTCTGTCTGAACGTGGGCTCCCCCTGTATCGGCTGCATGGAGCCCGGATTCTGGGATCGGTTCTCGCCGTTCCGCGAAGACATCGAGAGCGCCGCCATTCTCGGGAACGTCAGCGCTACCCACGCGGGGGCGGCAGGCGTCGTCGCGGCCGCAGCCGGCATCGGCGCTCACGTCGCCCGGAAGGCGATGGGCTACGGGAAGTTCGACGACGGGGGAGAACCGCCCGAGAACGAGGGACCGCCCGGAAACCAGGGACCCTCCGATACCCAGGACCCGCCCGAGAAACCGGAG
- a CDS encoding TIGR04190 family B12-binding domain/radical SAM domain protein produces the protein MTNDTINSSGGGLSPLRTVRKAGKAVAARASPFRSTPDLVFFHPPSVYDFRNRTEVFGPISDVIPSSPVFEMYPVGLTSIADYLEENGHDVQIVNLANQMLSDADYDAEAEIERSQAKYFGIDLHWLPHSHGSIEIARLVKKYHPDSPVIFGGLSSSYYHEELIEYDCVDYVVRGDSTEEPMLQLVDRLENGGSLHEVDNLTWKEDGETVVNPLEFVPSHLDYVSIPSYEYVLRSVVKYGSIKKTIPYRNWLDDPVTLLLTSRGCARDCTFCGGACSAYREVVNRSSPAFRSPEQLVRDIRDITAFSKGPIFVIHDIRMGGPDFAREFLRLLEGVDVENEFIFELFGPADEELFELFDRATENYSLQLSIESHDETVRQNVGKFATSNEELERTLELALDHGCNKIDLFFMVGLPQQTYDDAVGDVTYARHLFETIDDERIAPFTAPLAPFLDPGSPGFENPEEYGYRRFCETLEDHREQLLQPSWKHMLSYETEWMTRDEIVEATYDAAFGMNELKHEFGVIDAETYHDVKTRLEKSQEVIATVDEIVQLPESEQQDRLAQLHDELGEFGEYSICGNDELTWTNEGLRSVLSLGTLGARMLIRSIRAPSDTVAASTSRDPGRR, from the coding sequence GTGACTAACGATACTATCAACTCTTCCGGCGGCGGCCTCTCGCCACTGCGGACGGTTCGAAAAGCGGGCAAAGCTGTTGCTGCACGCGCTTCACCGTTCCGTTCTACGCCCGATCTCGTCTTCTTTCACCCGCCCAGTGTCTACGACTTCCGGAACCGTACGGAGGTTTTCGGTCCGATCAGCGACGTCATCCCGTCGTCACCGGTGTTCGAAATGTATCCCGTCGGGCTAACGAGTATAGCGGATTACCTCGAGGAGAACGGCCACGACGTCCAGATTGTCAATCTCGCGAACCAGATGCTTTCGGACGCCGACTACGACGCAGAGGCCGAGATCGAGCGGTCGCAGGCGAAGTACTTCGGGATCGATCTTCACTGGCTGCCCCACTCCCACGGATCCATCGAAATTGCTCGTCTCGTCAAGAAGTATCACCCGGATTCCCCCGTGATTTTCGGGGGATTGAGTTCCTCGTACTACCACGAGGAGTTGATCGAGTACGACTGTGTCGATTACGTCGTCCGCGGCGATTCGACCGAGGAGCCGATGTTGCAGTTGGTCGACCGCCTGGAGAACGGCGGCAGCCTCCACGAGGTGGATAACCTCACCTGGAAGGAGGATGGCGAGACCGTGGTCAATCCACTCGAGTTCGTCCCATCTCACCTCGATTACGTCTCGATTCCTTCCTACGAATACGTTCTCAGGTCGGTCGTGAAGTACGGCAGCATCAAGAAGACGATCCCGTATCGCAACTGGCTCGACGATCCGGTGACGCTTCTTTTGACCTCCCGGGGATGTGCTCGGGACTGCACCTTCTGTGGCGGCGCGTGCAGCGCCTATCGGGAAGTGGTCAACCGCTCCTCACCGGCGTTTCGATCGCCGGAGCAGCTGGTCCGTGACATCAGAGACATCACTGCGTTCTCGAAAGGGCCGATCTTCGTCATCCACGACATCCGCATGGGGGGCCCTGACTTCGCGAGGGAGTTTCTCCGGCTCTTAGAGGGGGTCGACGTGGAAAACGAGTTCATTTTCGAACTGTTCGGCCCGGCAGACGAGGAACTGTTCGAACTGTTCGATCGCGCGACCGAGAACTACAGTCTCCAGCTCAGCATCGAGTCGCACGACGAAACCGTCAGACAGAACGTCGGGAAGTTCGCGACGTCGAACGAGGAGCTGGAACGAACCCTGGAGCTGGCGCTGGACCACGGCTGTAACAAGATCGACCTGTTTTTCATGGTCGGATTACCCCAGCAGACGTACGACGACGCGGTCGGCGACGTGACGTACGCCCGCCACCTCTTCGAGACGATCGACGACGAGCGGATCGCACCGTTCACCGCACCGCTCGCGCCGTTTCTCGATCCGGGAAGTCCGGGGTTCGAAAACCCCGAAGAGTACGGATATCGACGGTTCTGTGAGACGCTCGAGGACCACCGAGAACAGCTTCTCCAGCCCAGCTGGAAACACATGCTGAGTTACGAAACCGAGTGGATGACCCGCGACGAGATCGTCGAGGCGACCTACGACGCCGCGTTCGGGATGAACGAACTCAAACACGAGTTCGGCGTGATCGACGCGGAGACGTACCACGACGTCAAAACCCGGCTCGAGAAGTCTCAGGAGGTGATCGCTACCGTCGACGAGATCGTCCAGCTCCCCGAATCGGAACAGCAAGACCGGCTCGCTCAGCTCCACGACGAACTCGGCGAGTTCGGGGAGTACAGTATCTGTGGGAACGACGAACTTACGTGGACGAACGAAGGGCTCCGGAGCGTCCTTTCGCTCGGAACGCTCGGTGCGAGAATGTTGATCCGATCGATACGGGCTCCCTCGGACACCGTCGCTGCGAGCACCTCGAGAGATCCCGGCCGTCGGTGA
- a CDS encoding ArsA family ATPase: MTSLSDLEDGPRMVAVTGKGGVGKTTCSAAAAVQFARAGQRTLLLSTDRSPSLSDILERDVFGETTSVDGVDRLDAVEMDYERLREDWKQTYGEDIYHVFSSFLGVGREVIDYAAKAPGVVEEFVMSYILDRFEGDVYNRIVWDTAPAGSTISLLELQEEFYEHLGTAPKIYADLRSLARGEIKKRPGELFDEWRELAADCLEMVQGDGTAFVVVTIPEGLGVNETDRIIDDLEDHDLEVRRVVANMVLSDVTEEDCTHHRERAEMHAEYMDVLQDRYADEYGLATVPQLPREVKGLEAIETVADTLFDASESLE; the protein is encoded by the coding sequence ATGACCTCGCTGAGTGATCTCGAAGACGGCCCCCGGATGGTCGCAGTGACGGGGAAAGGAGGGGTCGGAAAGACGACGTGTTCGGCTGCGGCCGCGGTGCAGTTCGCCCGCGCCGGACAGCGCACGCTGTTGCTGTCGACCGACCGGTCGCCGTCGCTGTCCGATATCCTCGAAAGAGACGTGTTCGGCGAGACAACGTCTGTCGACGGGGTCGACCGTCTGGACGCTGTGGAGATGGACTACGAACGGCTACGAGAAGACTGGAAGCAAACCTACGGCGAGGACATCTATCACGTCTTCTCGTCGTTTCTTGGCGTCGGCAGGGAGGTCATCGATTACGCCGCGAAGGCGCCGGGGGTCGTCGAGGAGTTCGTCATGAGCTACATTCTCGATCGGTTCGAGGGTGACGTCTACAACCGGATCGTCTGGGACACGGCACCGGCCGGGAGCACGATCTCGCTTCTGGAGCTGCAAGAGGAGTTCTACGAGCACCTCGGAACCGCACCGAAGATATACGCCGATCTCCGGTCACTCGCCCGGGGAGAAATAAAAAAGCGACCCGGCGAGCTGTTCGACGAGTGGCGCGAACTCGCCGCCGACTGTCTGGAGATGGTCCAGGGGGACGGAACGGCGTTCGTGGTCGTGACGATCCCGGAAGGGCTCGGCGTCAACGAGACCGACCGAATCATCGACGACCTCGAGGACCACGATCTCGAGGTCCGACGGGTCGTTGCGAACATGGTGCTTTCGGACGTCACCGAGGAAGACTGTACACACCATCGCGAGCGCGCAGAAATGCACGCGGAGTACATGGACGTCCTCCAGGATCGATACGCCGACGAGTACGGGCTGGCAACCGTGCCGCAACTCCCCCGGGAGGTAAAAGGGCTGGAAGCGATCGAAACGGTCGCAGACACGCTGTTCGACGCGTCCGAATCGCTGGAGTGA
- a CDS encoding shikimate dehydrogenase has translation MQVYGLVGNPVGHSLSPPMHEAAYDACGLDARYVTFEPHADAIAAAIDGAETLGIDGLNVTIPFKEDALAAVDADDLAARVGAVNTIDFTEAGPKGYNTDTDGVRRAFAHHDVGLRGAEAVVVGAGGAGRAAAFALGDAGAAVHITNRTAERAETLADAVEGTTDRTVTAGGLDSLSETVPDADVLVNATSVGMESDETPVDAALLHGGLAVLDAVYTPLETRLLRDAEAVGATTIDGAWMLLYQGVEAFEIWTGERAPVSRMNEALRAHL, from the coding sequence ATGCAGGTGTACGGACTGGTCGGAAATCCGGTCGGGCATTCACTCTCGCCCCCGATGCACGAGGCCGCATACGACGCGTGCGGGCTGGACGCCCGCTACGTCACGTTCGAACCCCACGCCGACGCGATCGCGGCGGCAATCGACGGGGCCGAAACACTGGGCATCGATGGGCTCAACGTCACGATCCCGTTCAAGGAGGACGCGCTCGCGGCAGTCGACGCCGACGATCTCGCCGCCCGCGTCGGCGCGGTCAACACGATCGATTTCACCGAAGCGGGACCGAAGGGGTACAACACCGACACCGACGGCGTCAGACGGGCGTTCGCCCACCACGACGTCGGGCTCCGCGGGGCCGAGGCGGTCGTCGTGGGCGCCGGCGGCGCCGGCCGTGCGGCGGCCTTCGCGCTCGGGGACGCCGGCGCGGCGGTACACATTACAAACCGGACCGCGGAACGGGCGGAGACGCTCGCGGACGCCGTCGAGGGAACGACAGACCGGACGGTCACCGCCGGTGGGCTCGACAGCCTTTCGGAAACCGTTCCCGACGCCGACGTGCTCGTCAACGCCACGAGCGTCGGCATGGAGTCCGACGAGACCCCCGTCGACGCGGCCCTCCTGCACGGGGGGCTCGCAGTGCTGGATGCAGTGTACACACCGCTGGAAACCCGGCTGCTCCGGGACGCGGAGGCAGTCGGGGCGACGACGATCGACGGGGCGTGGATGCTGCTTTATCAAGGCGTCGAGGCCTTCGAGATCTGGACCGGCGAACGAGCCCCAGTCTCCCGGATGAACGAGGCGCTTCGAGCTCACCTGTGA
- a CDS encoding helix-hairpin-helix domain-containing protein, producing MALLQKLKELLGIGGGDDRTERGDTEVTVERDPDPESGPEPESGPPGEADEGEGADDESTDETPEGREEPTGEADGEEPTGEADEDAKEDRTEDHEDDGDADETAGEELAEESDDGEPVQKIKGIGPAYADRLGEIGIHTVPQLAAADPGAVAEGAKVGEGRASTWIERANEQQ from the coding sequence ATGGCGCTCCTGCAGAAACTGAAAGAGCTTCTGGGTATCGGCGGAGGCGACGACAGGACGGAACGTGGCGACACCGAAGTGACCGTAGAGCGGGATCCCGATCCCGAATCCGGGCCCGAGCCCGAATCCGGGCCACCGGGAGAAGCAGACGAAGGCGAGGGGGCTGACGACGAATCGACCGACGAGACTCCCGAAGGACGCGAAGAACCGACCGGAGAAGCCGACGGCGAGGAACCGACCGGTGAGGCCGACGAAGACGCAAAAGAGGATCGAACGGAAGACCACGAAGACGACGGCGACGCGGACGAGACCGCCGGCGAGGAACTCGCCGAAGAATCCGACGACGGGGAGCCGGTGCAGAAGATAAAGGGGATCGGCCCGGCGTACGCGGACCGTCTCGGAGAGATCGGTATCCACACGGTCCCACAGCTCGCTGCGGCCGACCCCGGAGCAGTCGCCGAGGGGGCGAAGGTCGGCGAAGGACGGGCGAGTACGTGGATCGAACGGGCAAACGAACAGCAGTAG